One genomic window of Salvia miltiorrhiza cultivar Shanhuang (shh) chromosome 4, IMPLAD_Smil_shh, whole genome shotgun sequence includes the following:
- the LOC131022716 gene encoding uncharacterized protein LOC131022716: MDVPIDKIQISGACLASLLHRASSAIGDTHGYLFGHAALSISTPLSDHPTAEAPTSLLTTTITSFLSLPSHLPLPPPPPSAASLLGWFSARRKTPLRPSLKDSTASLSLSSSPSLAITPQNSTLSLPPSLFLLLTTPFQDQLIHTHEYKAFRYSGSSFEPKSLSIVNIGPSFRSQYDSFSPNSQFPMMDCELRGPNAMVEDEIDESLAGKRDQLRNQKQLDLCAVGFEIGRLGKLMGSEAAYTAEMEDLYDKMLAKIDALSKLVEQSNAKVLEQENRNMRLRSRVAGLE; encoded by the exons ATGGACGTTCCGATCGACAAAATCCAGATTTCCGGCGCGTGCCTAGCTTCCCTCCTCCACCGCGCCTCCTCCGCCATCGGCGACACCCACGGCTATCTCTTCGGCCACGCCGCCCTCTCCATCTCAACCCCCCTCTCCGACCACCCAACCGCCGAAGCCCCCACCTCACTTctcaccaccaccatcacctcCTTCCTCTCCCTTCCCTCCCACCTCCCcctcccgccgccgccgccatccgCTGCCTCGCTCCTCGGCTGGTTCTCCGCCCGCCGCAAAACCCCCCTCCGCCCCTCCCTGAAAGACTccaccgcctctctctctctctcctcctcccCCTCCCTCGCCATTACCCCCCAAAACTCGACCCTCTCTCTCCCCCCATctctcttcctcctcctcaCCACGCCGTTTCAGGATCAGCTGATCCACACACACGAATACAAGGCGTTTCGGTACAGTGGCAGCTCCTTCGAGCCCAAGAGCTTGTCAATTGTCAACATCGGGCCCTCCTTTCGATCGCAATACGATTCCTTCAGCCCTAATTCGCAGTTTCCGATGATGGATTGCGAATTAAGGGGTCCGAATGCGATGGTGGAGGACGAAATCGACGAGAGCTTGGCCGGAAAGAGGGATCAATTGAGGAACCAGAAGCAGCTGGATCTGTGCGCGGTAGGGTTTGAAATTGGGCGGCTGGGTAAATTGATGGGCTCCGAAGCGGCGTACACGGCGGAGATGGAGGATTTATATGACAAAATGTTGGCCAAAATCGACGCCCTATCGAAATTGGTGGAGCAGTCCAATGCTAAAGTTCTTGAGCag GAGAATCGTAATATGAGGTTGAGGAGCAGAGTTGCTGGTTTGGAATGA